In Streptomyces alboniger, the following are encoded in one genomic region:
- a CDS encoding SCO6880 family protein — translation MTTQSHVSQPVAPRRTYLIGRARPNAIVGKNRETGEIALIIVGAFLGMMCGLLVPLLALRIVLLSGLPMLAVAAVYVPYKGRTFYKWFEINRSYKRSLKRGTAYRSAAPEAGVRIDGREVEVGPPPGIGRISWLAAPFGPDEIAVLLHADRRTVTAAIEIEGPGVGLRDSEDQEALVDRFGTLLKHVANGDGFVTRLQMLARTLPADPDAHAKDVAQRGDDRALPWLQQSYDQLQSMVSTSSEQHRAYLVACMHYSRDLAAEAQAMARAARPHGGRKLDKDAGLAVVMARELTDICSRLQEADIRVRQPLGQGRLASLVHSMYDPDHPIDHIQAMTKRNAWPAELDAMEPTYLQAKTRESSTRAPWCHATAWVKEWPMTPVGVNFLAPLLVHTPDVIRTVAVTMDLEPTEVAIERMLTEKTNDEAEASRQAKMNRTVDPRDIASHSRLDQRGEDLASGAAGVNLVGYITVSSRSPEALARDKRTIRASAGKSYLKLEWCDREHHRAFVNTLPFATGIRR, via the coding sequence TTGACGACCCAGTCCCACGTGTCCCAACCGGTCGCGCCCCGCCGCACATATCTGATCGGCCGCGCGCGGCCGAACGCGATCGTCGGCAAGAACCGCGAGACCGGCGAGATCGCCCTCATCATCGTGGGGGCGTTCCTCGGCATGATGTGCGGGCTCCTCGTCCCCCTCCTCGCCCTGCGCATCGTGCTGCTCTCCGGCCTGCCGATGCTCGCCGTCGCGGCGGTGTACGTCCCGTACAAGGGCCGCACGTTCTACAAGTGGTTCGAGATCAACCGCAGCTACAAGCGCTCCCTCAAGCGCGGCACCGCCTACCGCTCCGCCGCCCCCGAGGCCGGGGTCAGGATCGACGGCCGCGAGGTCGAGGTCGGCCCGCCCCCCGGCATCGGCCGCATCAGCTGGCTCGCCGCGCCCTTCGGGCCGGACGAGATCGCCGTGCTGCTGCACGCCGACCGGCGCACGGTCACGGCCGCCATCGAGATCGAGGGGCCGGGCGTCGGCCTGCGCGACTCCGAGGACCAGGAGGCGCTGGTCGACCGCTTCGGGACGCTCCTGAAGCACGTGGCCAACGGCGACGGCTTCGTCACCCGCCTCCAGATGCTCGCCCGTACGCTGCCCGCCGACCCGGACGCGCACGCCAAGGACGTCGCCCAGCGCGGCGACGACCGGGCGCTGCCGTGGCTCCAGCAGTCGTACGACCAGTTGCAGTCGATGGTGTCGACCAGCAGCGAGCAGCACCGCGCCTACCTCGTCGCCTGCATGCACTACTCCCGCGACCTGGCCGCCGAGGCCCAGGCGATGGCCCGCGCGGCGCGCCCGCACGGCGGCCGCAAGCTCGACAAGGACGCCGGTCTCGCCGTCGTCATGGCCCGCGAGCTGACCGACATCTGCTCGCGGCTCCAGGAGGCCGACATCCGCGTACGGCAGCCGCTCGGACAGGGCAGGCTCGCCTCGCTCGTGCACTCCATGTACGACCCGGACCACCCCATCGACCACATCCAGGCGATGACGAAGCGCAACGCCTGGCCCGCCGAGCTGGACGCCATGGAGCCCACCTACCTCCAGGCCAAGACCCGCGAGTCCTCCACCCGCGCCCCCTGGTGCCACGCCACGGCCTGGGTGAAGGAGTGGCCGATGACGCCCGTCGGCGTCAACTTCCTCGCCCCGCTGCTCGTCCACACCCCCGACGTGATCCGCACGGTCGCCGTCACCATGGACCTCGAACCCACCGAGGTCGCCATCGAGCGCATGCTGACCGAGAAGACGAACGACGAGGCGGAGGCCAGCCGCCAGGCCAAGATGAACCGCACGGTCGACCCCCGCGACATCGCCTCGCACTCCCGCCTCGACCAGCGCGGCGAGGACCTGGCGAGCGGCGCGGCGGGCGTCAACCTCGTCGGCTACATCACGGTGTCGTCCCGTTCCCCGGAGGCCCTCGCGCGCGACAAGCGCACCATCCGCGCCTCCGCCGGCAAGTCGTATCTGAAGCTGGAGTGGTGCGACCGCGAGCACCACAGGGCCTTCGTCAACACGCTGCCGTTCGCGACCGGCATCCGACGTTAG
- a CDS encoding ATP-binding protein has protein sequence MRDPLTVLTDAFTSFLFGKVETTRLPVRTSTGQAQAVYLPTAAPGLGDSGVIIGREVYSGKGYIYDPFQLYGQQLPAPHWLVLGESGNGKSALEKTYVLRQLRFKDRQVVVLDAQGEDGVGEWNLIAQELGITPIRLDPTAALDMGIRLNPLDPAITTTGQLALLRTIIEVAMGHGLDERSGFALKVAHAYVNETIVERQPVLTDIVEQLRHPEPESAEAMNVAIDDVRAWGLDVALVLDRLVDGDLRGMFDGPTTVGVDLDAPLTVFDLSHIDRNSIAMPILMAIVGVWLEHTWIRPDRKKRIFLVEEAWHIINSPFVAQLFQRLLKFGRRLGLSFVAVVHHLSDVVDGAAAKEAAAILKMASTRTIYAQKADEARATGRVLGLPRWAVEIIPTLTPGIAVWDVNGNVQVVKHLITETERPLVFTDRAMTESSADFADDAMRAAELEAEARAAYMEQHAG, from the coding sequence ATGCGGGATCCGCTGACCGTCCTCACGGACGCCTTCACGTCCTTCCTCTTCGGGAAGGTCGAGACGACCAGGCTTCCGGTGCGCACGTCGACGGGGCAGGCCCAGGCGGTCTACCTCCCGACGGCCGCGCCCGGCCTCGGCGACTCGGGCGTGATCATCGGGCGCGAGGTGTACTCCGGCAAGGGTTACATCTACGACCCCTTCCAGCTGTACGGGCAGCAGCTGCCCGCGCCGCACTGGCTGGTGCTCGGCGAGTCCGGCAACGGCAAGTCGGCGCTGGAGAAGACGTACGTCCTGCGCCAGCTGCGCTTCAAGGACCGCCAGGTCGTCGTGCTCGACGCGCAGGGCGAGGACGGGGTGGGCGAGTGGAACCTCATCGCCCAGGAGCTGGGGATAACTCCCATCCGGCTCGACCCGACCGCCGCCCTGGACATGGGCATCCGCCTCAACCCGCTGGACCCCGCGATCACGACGACCGGCCAGCTCGCGCTCCTGAGGACGATCATCGAGGTCGCCATGGGGCACGGGCTCGACGAGCGCTCGGGCTTCGCGCTGAAGGTCGCGCACGCGTACGTGAACGAGACGATCGTGGAACGCCAGCCGGTCCTCACCGACATCGTCGAGCAGCTGCGCCACCCCGAGCCGGAGTCCGCCGAGGCGATGAACGTGGCCATAGACGACGTACGGGCATGGGGCCTGGACGTGGCCCTCGTGCTCGACCGCCTTGTCGACGGTGACCTGCGGGGCATGTTCGACGGCCCGACGACGGTCGGCGTCGACCTCGACGCGCCCCTGACCGTCTTCGACCTCTCCCACATCGACCGCAACTCCATCGCCATGCCGATCCTGATGGCGATCGTCGGCGTCTGGCTGGAGCACACGTGGATCCGGCCCGACCGCAAGAAGCGCATCTTCCTGGTGGAGGAGGCGTGGCACATCATCAACTCCCCGTTCGTGGCGCAGCTGTTCCAGCGGCTGCTGAAGTTCGGGCGGCGGCTCGGTCTGTCGTTCGTGGCGGTGGTCCACCACCTGAGTGACGTGGTGGACGGGGCGGCGGCGAAAGAGGCCGCCGCGATCCTGAAGATGGCCTCCACACGGACGATCTACGCCCAGAAGGCCGACGAGGCGAGGGCCACGGGGCGGGTCCTCGGACTGCCCCGGTGGGCGGTGGAGATCATTCCGACCCTGACCCCCGGCATCGCGGTATGGGACGTCAACGGCAACGTCCAGGTGGTCAAGCACCTCATCACGGAGACGGAACGGCCGCTGGTCTTCACCGACCGCGCCATGACGGAGTCGTCCGCCGACTTCGCCGACGACGCGATGCGGGCGGCCGAACTGGAGGCGGAGGCACGGGCGGCGTACATGGAGCAGCATGCGGGATGA
- a CDS encoding type IV secretory system conjugative DNA transfer family protein: MRDDWERRGPSYGRGPERGARSAGAERGIPDGLLLSFLGFLLGSTVLVWTSTRLAARFARGAWPDGVTFGNTPLAVRHLIGSPQDLPGAWPATPAAQLSGYGLFWGLFIGQLMVLIVLMVFVTGTVVRWRAVRRTRRAEGANNASWAPVPAPAPAPESAAPPAPALESAPAPAPESIPAPAPESPPASSAPLTPPASPTSPAPLTPPSPLPSPTLRTPLILGTPATRRPHALQAVQDAEAAALVLTSDPTLWEETKDARAKLGPVLLYDPSHLCDTPARLHWSPTAGCQDKATAAQRAAALLAPIRPSAKLDAAVADTAETLMRSFLHAAAVGDRPMKHVHRWSQGTQVQEAVRILRTHPGAAPGAAGELEATLTAYPERRDVAQELTARALSALFTVHVRESCTPNRTDALTLDSFVHEGGTLFVVGEAIEDPKARQGPGAMPLLTALASSVVEHGRRMAERSSSGRLDPPMTLVLDDAAAVAPLPQLPELLATGADRGLPTLALLRSREQGRSRWPNSELPV, from the coding sequence ATGCGGGATGACTGGGAGCGGAGAGGCCCCTCGTACGGGCGCGGTCCCGAGCGGGGTGCGCGGAGCGCCGGCGCCGAGAGGGGCATCCCGGACGGGCTGCTACTGAGTTTCCTCGGCTTCCTGCTGGGCTCCACGGTCCTCGTCTGGACGTCCACGAGGCTCGCGGCGCGGTTCGCGCGAGGGGCGTGGCCGGACGGAGTCACGTTCGGGAACACGCCCCTGGCGGTACGCCACTTGATCGGCAGCCCGCAGGACCTGCCGGGCGCCTGGCCCGCAACACCTGCGGCGCAGCTGTCGGGATACGGCCTGTTCTGGGGCCTGTTCATCGGCCAGCTGATGGTGTTGATCGTACTGATGGTCTTCGTGACGGGCACGGTGGTGCGGTGGCGGGCGGTGCGGAGGACGAGGCGCGCCGAAGGCGCGAACAACGCTTCTTGGGCCCCGGTCCCGGCGCCGGCGCCGGCCCCGGAGAGCGCCGCACCTCCGGCCCCGGCCTTGGAGAGTGCCCCGGCCCCGGCCCCGGAGAGCATCCCCGCCCCCGCCCCGGAGAGCCCACCGGCATCCTCTGCGCCACTCACACCACCTGCATCACCCACATCACCCGCACCACTGACACCACCATCACCACTCCCATCCCCCACTCTCCGTACGCCCCTGATCCTCGGCACCCCCGCGACCAGAAGACCCCACGCCCTCCAGGCCGTCCAGGACGCCGAGGCCGCCGCCCTGGTCCTGACCTCCGACCCCACCCTGTGGGAGGAGACGAAGGACGCCCGCGCCAAGCTGGGCCCGGTCCTCCTCTACGACCCGTCCCACCTCTGCGACACCCCGGCCCGTCTGCACTGGTCCCCCACCGCCGGCTGCCAGGACAAGGCGACGGCCGCCCAGCGCGCCGCCGCCCTCCTCGCCCCGATAAGGCCGAGCGCCAAGCTGGACGCCGCCGTGGCCGACACGGCGGAGACCCTGATGCGCAGCTTCCTGCACGCCGCCGCGGTGGGCGACAGGCCGATGAAGCACGTCCACCGCTGGTCCCAGGGCACCCAGGTCCAGGAGGCCGTACGCATCCTCCGTACGCACCCCGGGGCCGCGCCCGGTGCCGCGGGCGAGCTGGAGGCCACCCTCACGGCGTACCCCGAACGCCGTGACGTGGCCCAGGAGTTGACCGCCCGAGCCCTCTCGGCTCTCTTCACGGTCCACGTCCGCGAGTCCTGCACCCCAAACCGAACTGATGCGCTCACGCTGGATTCCTTCGTCCATGAAGGGGGCACGCTTTTTGTGGTGGGTGAGGCGATCGAGGATCCCAAGGCCCGCCAAGGCCCGGGTGCCATGCCGCTGCTCACGGCACTCGCCTCCAGCGTGGTCGAGCACGGCCGGCGCATGGCCGAACGGTCATCCTCCGGTCGGCTCGACCCACCAATGACGCTCGTCCTCGACGACGCCGCCGCGGTCGCCCCGCTGCCTCAGCTCCCGGAGCTGCTCGCCACCGGCGCCGACCGGGGCCTGCCCACCCTGGCCCTGCTCCGCTCCCGCGAACAGGGCCGTTCCCGCTGGCCGAACAGCGAACTGCCGGTCTGA
- a CDS encoding MarR family winged helix-turn-helix transcriptional regulator codes for MGDTPGPSEPTLEEQIAAYQREFQDLDPQVEKIVSALGRLNRRMNVAYGRQTATLGISNAEWEVLKALVLSGAPYQMGPGDLAKRLGLTPAAMTHRIDRMVGEGLVTRDRDETNRVRVIVELTAEGREKWLEAMRLATVFEEDLLQDLSDDERGVLDELLTRLLRRVEHAQPDAGGRLTDLD; via the coding sequence ATGGGTGACACCCCCGGCCCAAGTGAGCCGACACTTGAAGAGCAGATCGCCGCGTACCAGCGCGAGTTCCAGGACCTCGACCCCCAGGTCGAGAAGATCGTCTCGGCCCTCGGCCGCCTGAACCGCCGTATGAACGTGGCCTACGGCCGCCAGACCGCGACGCTCGGCATCAGCAACGCCGAGTGGGAGGTCCTCAAGGCCCTCGTCCTCTCCGGAGCCCCGTACCAAATGGGCCCCGGCGACCTTGCCAAGCGGCTCGGCCTCACGCCCGCCGCCATGACCCACCGCATCGACCGCATGGTGGGGGAGGGTCTGGTCACCCGCGACCGCGACGAGACGAACCGCGTGCGCGTCATCGTGGAGCTGACCGCGGAGGGCCGCGAGAAGTGGCTGGAGGCGATGCGCCTTGCCACGGTCTTCGAGGAGGACCTCCTCCAGGACCTGTCCGACGACGAGCGCGGCGTCCTGGACGAGCTGCTGACCCGGCTGCTGCGCCGCGTGGAGCACGCCCAGCCGGACGCCGGCGGACGCCTGACGGACCTTGACTGA
- a CDS encoding MFS transporter has protein sequence MGAAMRRIQAGSALSAFGIGFTVPFLYVYVAQVRELGASTAGIVLAAFAMAALIVLPITGRVIDRRGPLPVLVGAAVVASVGAVALGVANSETTAILSAALLGAGTAVMQPALATMIVWSSTPATRTRSFAMQFFLQNLGLGIGGLIGGQIVDEHRPSSFTLLFSIESVMFLVLAAIALTVRLPHAPSIQDAMPTDGAPRGGLRALLKHKAMVQLCVLGFVLFFACYGQFESGLSAYGVEAAGISPSTLGIALAANTAMIVLAQFAVLKFVERRKRSRVIASVGLIWAFAWILAGYAGLGHGSQAMATAAFVSTYALFGLGEAMLSPTVAPLVADLAPGGMVGQYNSAFALVKQLALAVGPAVGGPMGAALHAPYIVTFVLFSLGITVLAVRMGRQLTPVQNQPSLAKSPVVAQGGPATAVPAKADA, from the coding sequence ATGGGCGCAGCGATGCGTCGTATCCAGGCAGGCAGCGCGCTGAGCGCGTTCGGCATCGGGTTCACGGTTCCGTTCCTCTACGTCTATGTGGCGCAGGTGCGGGAGCTGGGGGCCAGTACGGCGGGCATCGTGCTGGCCGCCTTCGCCATGGCCGCGCTGATCGTCCTGCCCATCACCGGCCGCGTCATCGATCGGCGCGGCCCGCTGCCCGTACTCGTGGGCGCGGCAGTCGTCGCCTCCGTGGGCGCGGTCGCGCTCGGCGTCGCGAACAGTGAGACGACGGCGATCCTGTCCGCCGCCCTGCTCGGCGCGGGCACCGCGGTCATGCAGCCGGCGCTCGCGACGATGATCGTCTGGTCGTCGACGCCGGCGACCCGTACGCGCTCCTTCGCGATGCAGTTCTTCCTCCAGAACCTGGGTCTCGGCATCGGCGGCCTCATCGGCGGCCAGATCGTCGACGAGCACCGGCCGAGCAGCTTCACCCTGCTGTTCTCCATCGAGTCCGTGATGTTCCTGGTGCTCGCGGCGATCGCGCTGACCGTGCGGCTGCCGCACGCGCCGTCCATCCAGGACGCGATGCCCACGGACGGCGCTCCCCGGGGCGGGCTGCGCGCGCTCCTGAAGCACAAGGCCATGGTGCAGCTGTGCGTCCTCGGCTTCGTGCTCTTCTTCGCCTGCTACGGGCAGTTCGAGTCGGGTCTTTCCGCGTACGGCGTGGAGGCCGCGGGGATCTCGCCGTCGACGCTCGGCATCGCGCTCGCCGCCAACACGGCGATGATCGTGCTCGCGCAGTTCGCGGTCCTGAAGTTCGTCGAGCGGCGCAAGCGGTCCCGGGTGATCGCGTCCGTCGGTCTGATCTGGGCCTTCGCGTGGATCCTCGCGGGGTACGCGGGGCTCGGGCACGGCAGCCAGGCGATGGCGACCGCGGCGTTCGTCTCGACGTACGCCCTGTTCGGGCTCGGTGAGGCGATGCTGTCGCCGACCGTCGCGCCGCTGGTCGCGGACCTGGCGCCGGGCGGCATGGTCGGGCAGTACAACTCGGCCTTCGCCCTGGTGAAGCAGCTGGCCCTCGCGGTCGGTCCGGCCGTGGGCGGTCCGATGGGTGCCGCGCTGCACGCGCCGTACATCGTGACGTTCGTACTGTTCTCGCTCGGCATCACGGTGCTGGCGGTGCGGATGGGACGTCAGCTCACTCCGGTGCAGAACCAGCCTTCGCTGGCCAAGAGCCCTGTGGTGGCGCAGGGCGGCCCTGCTACGGCCGTGCCGGCCAAGGCCGACGCGTAA
- a CDS encoding ATP-binding SpoIIE family protein phosphatase produces MNFTRWSARLPGTQRRAAARTEQAIATASRGDGSVPAARAERLSDGTPPAPADGIDQLPVREVLDRIPALVALVHGADHRIAHVNDAYVAAFGPRPIGEPARVALPELDELGLLPLLDQVLRSAKPRTVKSRKAPGGRSYTFTCTPVTLPLGGSEADTEEGGGVLVFAADVTDHAEAAERLRASERAQRETAVTLQKSLLPQELEQPDDLRIAATYQPGGTEAAVGGDWYDVITLGGGRTALVIGDVMGRGVRAAAVMGQLRTAVRAYARLDLPPHEVLQLLDGLASEIDASQIATCVYAVHDPNEGSLVYASAGHLPILVRDENGTIHRAEKPTGPPLGTGGWLHTSGSVPLAPGSTAVLYTDGLVERRSEDIYEGVASLERALAGATGTPQVVCDRLIRALGVTADHDDDVAVLVLQHPARIGSDAELFRNAALELLGGVEAAPRARAFATGVLASWRFSPELHDLGVLAASELVANSLQHGTPPMRLRLRRTDRRLIIEVTDGDDHLPRRRRAEPADEAGRGIAIVATIASSWGCRRTPGGGKAVWCEFALPK; encoded by the coding sequence GTGAACTTCACGCGCTGGAGCGCCCGGCTCCCCGGAACGCAGCGCCGCGCAGCAGCGCGGACCGAACAGGCGATCGCCACGGCATCCCGAGGAGACGGCTCCGTCCCCGCGGCCCGCGCCGAGCGGCTCTCCGACGGGACCCCGCCCGCGCCCGCCGACGGCATCGACCAGCTGCCGGTCCGCGAGGTGCTCGACCGCATCCCGGCCCTCGTCGCCCTCGTGCACGGCGCCGACCACCGCATCGCCCACGTCAACGACGCGTACGTCGCCGCCTTCGGCCCCCGCCCCATCGGCGAACCCGCGCGCGTGGCCCTGCCCGAACTGGACGAGCTGGGCCTGCTGCCCCTCCTGGACCAGGTCCTGCGCAGCGCGAAGCCGCGCACCGTCAAGTCCCGCAAGGCCCCCGGCGGACGCTCGTACACCTTCACCTGCACGCCCGTGACGCTGCCCCTGGGCGGCTCCGAGGCCGACACCGAGGAAGGCGGCGGTGTGCTTGTCTTCGCCGCCGACGTCACCGACCACGCCGAGGCCGCCGAGCGGCTGCGCGCCAGCGAGCGCGCCCAGCGCGAGACGGCCGTCACCCTCCAGAAGTCCCTGCTGCCCCAGGAACTGGAACAGCCCGACGACCTGCGCATCGCCGCCACCTACCAGCCGGGCGGCACCGAGGCCGCGGTCGGCGGCGACTGGTACGACGTGATCACCCTCGGCGGCGGCCGCACCGCCCTCGTCATCGGCGACGTGATGGGCCGCGGCGTGCGCGCGGCGGCCGTCATGGGCCAGCTCCGCACGGCCGTGCGCGCCTACGCCCGCCTGGACCTGCCCCCGCACGAGGTACTGCAACTCCTGGACGGCCTCGCCTCCGAGATCGACGCCAGCCAGATCGCCACCTGCGTCTACGCCGTACACGATCCGAACGAAGGAAGCCTCGTCTACGCGTCCGCCGGGCACCTGCCCATCCTCGTACGCGACGAGAACGGCACCATCCACCGCGCCGAGAAGCCCACCGGACCCCCGCTCGGCACCGGCGGCTGGCTGCACACCTCGGGCTCCGTGCCGCTCGCCCCCGGATCGACGGCCGTCCTCTACACGGACGGCCTGGTCGAGCGGCGCAGCGAGGACATCTACGAAGGCGTGGCCTCCCTGGAGCGCGCCCTGGCCGGCGCCACCGGCACGCCCCAGGTGGTGTGCGACCGCCTCATCCGCGCCCTCGGGGTGACGGCCGACCACGACGACGACGTCGCGGTCCTCGTCCTCCAGCACCCCGCCCGCATCGGCTCGGACGCCGAACTGTTCAGAAACGCCGCCCTGGAGCTGCTCGGCGGCGTCGAAGCGGCGCCACGCGCGCGTGCCTTCGCCACAGGCGTGCTGGCCAGCTGGCGCTTCTCCCCGGAACTGCACGACCTGGGCGTCCTCGCGGCCAGCGAACTGGTCGCCAACTCCCTCCAGCACGGCACCCCGCCGATGCGGCTCCGTCTGCGCCGCACCGACCGCCGTCTGATCATCGAGGTCACCGACGGTGACGACCACCTGCCGCGCCGCCGCCGCGCCGAACCGGCCGACGAGGCGGGACGCGGCATCGCCATCGTCGCCACGATCGCGTCGAGCTGGGGCTGCCGCCGCACACCGGGCGGCGGCAAGGCCGTCTGGTGCGAGTTCGCGCTTCCCAAGTAG
- a CDS encoding NAD(P)/FAD-dependent oxidoreductase, which translates to MVKEPVRILVVGGGYVGMYTALRLQRKLKSELKRGETEIVVITPEPYMTYQPFLPEAAAGNISPRHVVVPLRRVLDQCRVVIGEVESIAHAKRTATFTTLATEEEGTGPVDIVYDELVLAPGSISRTLPVPGLAEYAIGFKTVEEAIGLRNHVIEQMDIASSTRDPAIRDAALTFVFVGGGYAGVEALGELEDMARYASRYYHNIKAEDMKWILVEATGRILPEVGEEMGQYTVRELRRRNIDVRLETRLDSCEDRVAVLSDGSRFPTRTVVWTAGVKPHPVLAASDLPLNERGRLKCTAQLSVEGATHAWAAGDAAAVPDVTADEPGKECAPNAQHAVRQAKVLGDNIVATLRERPLQEYRHKYVGSVASLGLHKGVAHVYGRKLKGYPAWFMHRVYHLSRVPTINRKSRVLAEWTLSGLFKREIVSLGSLEHPRAEFELAAGRERPKESS; encoded by the coding sequence ATGGTGAAGGAACCTGTGCGCATTCTCGTCGTCGGCGGCGGCTACGTCGGTATGTACACCGCGCTGCGGCTCCAGCGGAAGCTGAAGTCGGAGCTCAAGCGGGGTGAGACCGAGATCGTCGTGATCACTCCCGAGCCGTATATGACGTATCAGCCATTCCTGCCCGAAGCGGCGGCCGGCAACATCTCGCCGCGCCACGTCGTCGTACCGCTGCGCCGCGTCCTCGACCAGTGCCGCGTCGTCATCGGCGAGGTCGAGTCGATCGCCCACGCCAAGCGCACCGCGACCTTCACCACGCTCGCCACCGAGGAGGAGGGCACCGGCCCCGTCGACATCGTGTACGACGAACTGGTGCTGGCCCCCGGCTCCATCTCGCGCACGCTGCCCGTCCCCGGGCTCGCCGAGTACGCCATCGGTTTCAAGACCGTCGAAGAGGCCATCGGGCTGCGCAACCACGTCATCGAACAGATGGACATCGCCTCGTCGACCCGCGACCCCGCGATCCGCGACGCGGCCCTGACCTTCGTCTTCGTGGGCGGCGGGTACGCGGGCGTGGAGGCGCTCGGCGAGCTGGAGGACATGGCGCGCTACGCCTCCCGGTACTACCACAACATCAAGGCCGAGGACATGAAGTGGATCCTCGTCGAGGCGACGGGGCGGATCCTCCCCGAGGTCGGGGAGGAGATGGGCCAGTACACCGTGCGGGAGCTACGACGGCGCAATATCGACGTACGCCTGGAGACCCGCCTCGACTCCTGCGAGGACCGTGTCGCCGTGCTGAGCGACGGCTCCCGCTTCCCCACCCGCACCGTCGTGTGGACGGCGGGCGTCAAACCGCACCCGGTCCTCGCCGCCTCCGACCTGCCGCTGAACGAACGCGGCCGCCTCAAGTGCACCGCACAGCTCTCTGTCGAAGGCGCCACGCACGCGTGGGCGGCCGGAGACGCCGCCGCGGTCCCCGACGTCACCGCGGACGAGCCCGGCAAGGAGTGCGCGCCCAACGCCCAGCACGCCGTGCGCCAGGCCAAGGTCCTCGGCGACAACATCGTGGCGACCCTGCGCGAGCGGCCCCTCCAGGAGTACCGGCACAAATACGTCGGCTCCGTAGCGTCCCTGGGACTGCACAAAGGTGTCGCACACGTCTACGGACGCAAGCTGAAGGGCTACCCTGCCTGGTTCATGCACCGCGTCTACCACTTGAGCAGAGTGCCGACCATCAACCGCAAGTCCCGTGTGCTCGCCGAATGGACCCTCTCCGGACTGTTCAAACGCGAGATCGTCTCCCTCGGATCGCTTGAGCACCCCCGTGCGGAGTTCGAACTGGCGGCCGGGCGCGAGCGCCCGAAGGAGTCCTCCTGA
- a CDS encoding TetR/AcrR family transcriptional regulator, which yields MTIQETHWTSAAASASAVGLSGNGRDMGEGARTTPLRVDAQRNLEHVLRAAREVFGELGYGAPMEDVARRARVGVGTVYRRFPSKDVLVRRIAEEETSRLTDQARAALGQEDEPWSALSRFLRTSVASGAGRLLPPQVLRVSVEDGAADEDEARVPQQRQPAPDSPELRLVEQRQAPAEESVPMGEDAGTATLLDVVGRLVERARAAGELRPDVTVSDVLLVIATAAPSLPDAAQQAAASSRLLDILLEGLRSRPS from the coding sequence ATGACCATTCAGGAAACCCACTGGACTTCCGCTGCCGCGTCGGCATCAGCCGTCGGCCTCAGCGGGAACGGACGTGACATGGGGGAAGGAGCGCGCACGACACCGCTGCGTGTCGACGCACAGCGCAATCTCGAGCATGTACTTCGTGCGGCACGCGAGGTCTTCGGCGAGCTGGGGTACGGCGCGCCGATGGAAGACGTGGCGCGCCGCGCGCGGGTCGGTGTCGGCACCGTCTACCGCCGCTTCCCGAGCAAGGACGTACTGGTCAGGCGCATAGCCGAGGAGGAGACCTCCCGGCTGACCGACCAGGCGCGTGCCGCGCTCGGGCAGGAGGACGAGCCGTGGTCGGCGCTCTCGCGCTTCCTGCGGACGTCCGTGGCGTCGGGCGCGGGGCGGCTGCTGCCGCCGCAGGTGCTGCGGGTGAGCGTCGAGGACGGCGCGGCCGACGAGGACGAGGCGAGGGTGCCGCAGCAGCGCCAGCCCGCCCCGGACTCGCCCGAGCTGCGCCTCGTGGAACAGCGCCAGGCGCCGGCCGAGGAGTCGGTCCCGATGGGCGAGGACGCGGGGACGGCGACGCTCCTCGATGTCGTCGGCCGCCTCGTGGAGCGTGCCCGTGCGGCGGGCGAGCTGCGACCGGACGTGACCGTCTCGGACGTGCTCCTGGTGATAGCGACGGCGGCGCCCTCGCTGCCGGACGCGGCGCAGCAGGCCGCGGCCTCGTCGCGACTGCTGGACATCCTGCTCGAAGGGCTGCGGTCTCGGCCGTCGTAG